The Kineothrix sp. IPX-CK genomic interval TCGCCGGGAAGGTCGGTTATGAGAATGCGAGTAAATTTGCATCGGCCTTCCAGTCGGTTATCGGAATGAGTCCTTCGGAGTATCGAAAAAGTTCCGTCTGAATGGAGCGTGGAATGCATGCCCGGAGCAGACGGAGAAAATCCGACAGAATATAATAAAAGACGTTCCTCAATGTGTTCTGACCTTAAAGGTCAGGCGGAGTTGAGGGGCGTCTTTTATTAATAAAACCAGGAAATACGCATTGCGAATTTTCCCGGTTTATCATTTGGAGGTGCTTCTATATGAAGAAAAAAGGTACATTTGCATCGGTGCTTTCTTTTGCAGGAGAGTGTCGGGGAAAAATGATATTATCCGTTCTCTTCGCTGTTATCAGTGTGGCGGGCGGATTAGTTCCTTATCTTGGGGTATATGAGATTATCCTTTTGTTTTTTGAGGGAAAAGCTGTTCCCCAGGCGATTGTTTTATGGGTGGCTGTTTCTGCCGGAGGCTATGTAATAAAGCTGTTGTTCCATGGCATATCTACGAGCTTCTCTCATGTGTCTGCTTACCGGATACTGGAGAGCATACGGCTTGAATTGTCCCGTAAGCTGATGAGCGCACCGCTTGGGACGGTGCTGTCCCAAACAGCAGGAAATCTGAAGAATGTTATTATGGACAGGGTGGAAACCATAGAGCTTCCGCTGGCACATATGATTCCGGAAGGAATTTCCAGGCTGCTTCTGCCTGTATGCGTGTTCGGATATATGCTGATTATGGACTGGAGAATCGCATTGGCGGCTCTCGTCTGTGTCCCCCTTGGCGGAGCTGTATATGCGGTTATGATGCGAAGTTACGGGTCTCAGTACGATAAGTATATGAAGGCATCTAATCATGTGAATAGCGTAATTATTGAATATACGGAAGGTATTCAGGTGATCAAAGCCTTCAACCAGTCCGCCGGGTCTTACCGGAAGTATGAGGAGGCGGTAAAAAGCTTTAAGGAATTTACCCTCGACTGGTTTCGCTCCACCTGGGGCCTGATGAATCTGGGCAGTGCGATTTTACCCGCAACTCTGCTGGGTGTGCTGCCGGTAGGAATTGTGTTGTATTTAAACGGTGCTCTTACGCCCGCACAAATAACTCTTGCGATTATTCTTTCTATGAGCATTATCGGCCCTGCAAGCTGGTTCACCATTGCAGTCAATGATTTTAAGTCTATCCAGTATGCGATCAATGATGTGAATGAAATACTAGGCATGCCGGAGCTTTCGGAAGCAGAAGAATCTGTCAGGCTGAGCGGATATGACATACAGCTTCAGGATATATCCTTTGCCTATAATGATAAGCATGGAGATGTTCTGGAGGAAATAAGCCTAGCGATTCCGCAGGGCAGCTTTACCGCCCTTGTAGGCCCTTCCGGCAGCGGAAAATCTACGGTAGCAAGGCTGATAGCGAGATTTTGGGATGTGTCTAAGGGGTCCATATCGATAGGAGGAGAAGATATTCGAAGGATTCCCTTTTCACAGCTTTCTGAGGTGGTCAGCTTTGTATCGCAGGAGAATTTTCTGTTCAACTGTTCTCTGCTGGAGAATGTCAGGCTGGGTAATCCGGCAGCCGCGGACGAGGAAGTGTTTGCCGCCGGGAAAGCGGCCTGCTGCGATGAATTCATCGGCCGCCTAGAAAATGGCTGGGATACGACCGCGGGAGAAGCGGGAGGAAGACTTTCCGGCGGAGAGCGGCAGAGAATTGCCATTGCCCGCGCCATATTAAAAAATGCGCCGATCGTCATACTTGATGAGGCAACAGCATTTACCGACCCGGAGAATGAAGCGCAGCTTCA includes:
- a CDS encoding ABC transporter ATP-binding protein produces the protein MKKKGTFASVLSFAGECRGKMILSVLFAVISVAGGLVPYLGVYEIILLFFEGKAVPQAIVLWVAVSAGGYVIKLLFHGISTSFSHVSAYRILESIRLELSRKLMSAPLGTVLSQTAGNLKNVIMDRVETIELPLAHMIPEGISRLLLPVCVFGYMLIMDWRIALAALVCVPLGGAVYAVMMRSYGSQYDKYMKASNHVNSVIIEYTEGIQVIKAFNQSAGSYRKYEEAVKSFKEFTLDWFRSTWGLMNLGSAILPATLLGVLPVGIVLYLNGALTPAQITLAIILSMSIIGPASWFTIAVNDFKSIQYAINDVNEILGMPELSEAEESVRLSGYDIQLQDISFAYNDKHGDVLEEISLAIPQGSFTALVGPSGSGKSTVARLIARFWDVSKGSISIGGEDIRRIPFSQLSEVVSFVSQENFLFNCSLLENVRLGNPAAADEEVFAAGKAACCDEFIGRLENGWDTTAGEAGGRLSGGERQRIAIARAILKNAPIVILDEATAFTDPENEAQLQASVAALTEGKTLLVIAHRLSTIKDADNIVVLNDGKIEAQGKQQELLKNCSLYKEMWESHIGAKNWSASSAGREELYHV